One Paraburkholderia agricolaris DNA segment encodes these proteins:
- a CDS encoding DsbA family oxidoreductase: MKQPLTIDFVSDIACPWCAIGLSSLQLALSRLGDTVDAQVTVHPFELNPEMGPDGETIVDYLGKKYGRTPEQIAETQAAIRERGASVGFDFGARTHVYNTFDAHRLLHWAGLKGKQLPLKLALLRAYHSDGKDPGNHEVLAEAARSVGLDAGEASEVLRSGAYADEVRAEEQEYHAKGIQSVPAIIFNGRYLVSGGQPVETFEQVIQQVLAEK, encoded by the coding sequence ATGAAACAACCGCTAACTATCGATTTTGTCTCCGATATCGCCTGCCCGTGGTGCGCGATCGGCCTCTCGTCGCTTCAGCTTGCCCTGTCGCGCTTAGGCGATACGGTCGACGCGCAGGTCACCGTGCATCCCTTCGAACTGAATCCGGAGATGGGGCCGGACGGCGAGACCATTGTTGATTATCTCGGCAAAAAGTACGGACGCACGCCGGAGCAGATCGCCGAAACGCAGGCAGCAATCCGTGAGCGTGGCGCGAGTGTCGGGTTTGATTTCGGCGCGCGCACGCATGTCTATAACACCTTCGATGCACATCGCCTGCTGCATTGGGCCGGCCTCAAAGGCAAACAGTTGCCGCTCAAACTGGCGCTGCTGCGGGCCTATCATTCCGACGGCAAGGATCCGGGCAATCACGAGGTGCTGGCGGAAGCGGCTCGATCCGTCGGGCTCGATGCCGGCGAAGCCAGTGAGGTGCTGCGAAGCGGAGCCTATGCCGACGAGGTTCGTGCGGAAGAACAGGAATACCACGCGAAGGGTATCCAGTCCGTGCCGGCGATCATCTTTAACGGTCGCTATCTGGTGAGCGGCGGACAGCCTGTGGAAACCTTCGAGCAGGTCATTCAGCAGGTTCTGGCCGAAAAGTAA
- a CDS encoding cupin domain-containing protein, with product MSRPDFIKHWTELEEPDAHSYRGDTEKMALDAPLSAALGITRIGIHHVRLLPGRRTSYPHAESTEQEFVYVLEGKPDVWIDGVLHALAEGDSVAFPAGTGICHTFINNTQDEVRLMVIGERPRDDNRIRYPLNEAYERSRADRWVDWPARPIGEHDGMPD from the coding sequence ATGAGCCGTCCGGATTTCATCAAACACTGGACTGAACTGGAAGAACCGGATGCGCATTCCTATCGCGGCGATACCGAGAAAATGGCGCTGGACGCACCGCTTTCCGCCGCGCTTGGCATTACGCGTATCGGCATTCATCACGTGAGGCTTTTACCTGGCCGGCGGACCTCCTATCCGCACGCTGAGAGCACCGAGCAGGAGTTTGTGTACGTGCTCGAAGGCAAGCCCGATGTCTGGATCGACGGTGTGCTTCATGCACTTGCGGAAGGCGATTCCGTCGCATTTCCGGCAGGCACCGGCATCTGCCACACCTTTATCAACAATACGCAGGACGAAGTCAGGCTGATGGTGATCGGCGAACGTCCGCGTGACGACAACCGCATTCGTTACCCGCTCAACGAAGCGTACGAACGGTCTCGCGCGGACCGCTGGGTGGACTGGCCCGCAAGGCCAATCGGAGAGCATGACGGGATGCCGGACTGA
- a CDS encoding cupin domain-containing protein: MKNARCLLLLPALMCVQAVNAADSAPAAKDTVVLQRVPVPGTDREMGMGIAEFPPNASKPWHKATGPEVAYVLEGEVTVQADGQPTQVVRAGESYRMPAGVVHVTTAGPKGAKVIATWAWVPGKPFNIRVSK; the protein is encoded by the coding sequence ATGAAAAACGCTCGCTGCCTTCTTCTCCTTCCTGCGCTCATGTGCGTTCAAGCGGTCAACGCTGCGGACAGCGCGCCGGCGGCGAAAGACACGGTTGTTCTGCAACGGGTTCCCGTTCCTGGAACCGATCGCGAAATGGGCATGGGGATTGCTGAATTTCCGCCGAACGCGTCGAAGCCGTGGCATAAGGCGACCGGCCCGGAGGTCGCGTACGTGCTCGAGGGCGAGGTGACGGTGCAGGCCGACGGTCAACCCACCCAGGTCGTTCGTGCGGGCGAGAGCTACCGGATGCCTGCCGGTGTCGTGCACGTCACCACGGCCGGACCGAAAGGCGCGAAGGTCATTGCGACCTGGGCCTGGGTGCCGGGGAAACCGTTCAATATCCGCGTGTCTAAATGA
- the ampC gene encoding class C beta-lactamase gives MNLRAISVIATTLFACAITTVSRAADDQQSRISQTVTRAIQPVMAKDNIAGMAVGIVDGDKHFVFNYGLASTETKQPVTRDTLFELGSVSKTLTATLASYAQVRGDLSLSDQSDKYLPSLRNSQFGKVSLLNLGTHTPGGLPLQVPDSIHNNDQLMQYFQQWQPTYAPGTYRTYANPGIGALGLITAKSMGQDFSRLMENQLFPALDMKRSYIKVPASALNDYAQGYTKQGAPIRMAPGVLSEEAYGVRTTAADMIRFVQANMNLIPLDPKFQRAVTDTHTGYFKAGAMTQDLIWEQYPYPVKLQTLLDGNSPAMIFNATPVTAISPPQAPREDVWINKTGSTNGFGAYIAFIPQKRLGIVILANKNFPIEERVSAAYRILTALANGQQ, from the coding sequence ATGAACCTCAGAGCCATCAGCGTTATCGCAACAACCCTCTTTGCCTGTGCAATCACCACCGTTAGCCGCGCGGCCGATGATCAGCAAAGCAGAATCAGTCAGACAGTGACCCGTGCCATACAACCGGTCATGGCGAAAGACAATATCGCCGGCATGGCAGTCGGGATCGTCGACGGTGACAAACACTTCGTATTCAACTATGGCCTCGCGTCGACGGAAACGAAGCAGCCAGTCACGCGTGACACCTTGTTCGAACTCGGTTCTGTCAGCAAGACCTTGACGGCGACACTGGCTTCATACGCCCAGGTGCGCGGCGATCTGTCTTTGTCGGATCAGTCGGACAAGTATCTCCCGTCTCTGCGCAATAGCCAGTTCGGCAAGGTCAGTCTGCTCAATCTGGGTACACACACGCCTGGCGGGCTCCCTTTGCAGGTGCCGGACTCGATCCACAACAACGATCAGTTGATGCAGTATTTCCAGCAATGGCAGCCCACTTATGCGCCTGGAACCTATCGGACATATGCCAATCCCGGTATCGGCGCGCTCGGTCTGATAACCGCAAAGAGCATGGGTCAGGATTTCAGCCGGTTGATGGAGAATCAGCTGTTTCCCGCACTCGATATGAAGCGCAGCTACATCAAGGTTCCCGCCAGTGCCTTGAACGACTACGCTCAGGGCTACACGAAACAGGGCGCGCCGATCAGAATGGCACCCGGAGTGTTGTCCGAAGAGGCCTACGGTGTGAGGACCACGGCTGCCGACATGATTCGCTTCGTGCAAGCCAATATGAATCTGATTCCGTTGGACCCGAAGTTCCAGCGTGCGGTTACGGACACCCATACCGGATACTTCAAAGCCGGGGCGATGACCCAGGATCTGATATGGGAACAATATCCGTATCCCGTCAAACTGCAGACACTCCTGGACGGCAATTCACCCGCGATGATCTTCAACGCAACGCCGGTCACTGCAATATCGCCGCCGCAGGCGCCTCGTGAAGACGTCTGGATCAACAAAACCGGCTCGACCAACGGCTTCGGCGCGTACATCGCATTTATTCCGCAGAAGCGGCTGGGGATCGTCATTCTCGCCAACAAGAACTTCCCCATCGAAGAACGGGTGAGCGCTGCATACCGGATTCTCACGGCGCTGGCCAACGGCCAACAATGA
- a CDS encoding DUF1993 domain-containing protein, translating into MTSSIYSASVPVFKQMLTALSDVLKKAEAHVTEKNIEPNALLQARLFPDMFPLVRQVQIAADFAKGVSSRLAGVEVPSWPDTEVTFADLQALIAKALTYIGSLDAAQFDGSENKEIVLRPGTPKEKKLVGSAYLQNYGLPQFFFHVTTAYAILRHNGVEIGKRDYMGSY; encoded by the coding sequence ATGACAAGTTCCATCTACAGCGCATCCGTTCCGGTTTTCAAGCAAATGCTGACGGCATTGTCCGACGTGCTGAAGAAAGCCGAAGCCCACGTCACCGAAAAGAACATCGAGCCGAACGCGCTGCTGCAGGCGCGCCTGTTCCCGGATATGTTCCCCCTCGTGCGCCAGGTGCAGATCGCTGCCGATTTCGCCAAAGGCGTGAGCTCGCGGCTGGCTGGCGTCGAAGTGCCGTCGTGGCCCGACACCGAAGTCACGTTTGCCGACCTGCAAGCGCTCATCGCCAAGGCGTTGACATACATCGGCTCGCTCGATGCCGCGCAATTCGACGGTAGCGAGAACAAGGAAATCGTTTTGCGTCCGGGTACGCCGAAAGAGAAGAAGCTGGTCGGCAGCGCCTATCTGCAAAACTACGGTTTGCCGCAGTTCTTCTTCCACGTGACGACGGCCTACGCGATTCTGCGCCATAACGGCGTCGAAATCGGCAAGCGCGACTATATGGGTTCGTACTGA
- a CDS encoding class I SAM-dependent methyltransferase, which translates to MNDKQDAAPDSTAARVALWRALHVEADSLPHVLDDTIGLKLLAPDEGWRARGDMDPQFTRPFRASIVARARFIEDLVVEQAARGVSQYVILGAGLDTFAQRRPELASLLKVFEVDPPGPQAWKRERLIELGFGVPDWLRFVPVDFEAGGSWRDELVSAGFDESKPAIVVSTGVSMYLTREANAATLREVAALAPGSTLAMTFLLPLELADPEVRPGLEMAEKGARASGTPFLSFFTPPDIQALAREAGFKEARHVSAADLTQRYFQGRTDGLRPPNNAEELLVAHT; encoded by the coding sequence ATGAACGACAAGCAAGATGCAGCGCCAGACAGCACCGCAGCACGCGTCGCCTTGTGGCGCGCGCTGCATGTCGAGGCCGATTCCCTGCCGCATGTGCTGGACGACACCATCGGCCTTAAGCTGCTGGCCCCGGACGAGGGCTGGCGCGCCCGCGGAGACATGGACCCGCAGTTCACGCGGCCGTTTCGCGCGTCCATCGTGGCCCGGGCGCGCTTCATCGAGGATCTGGTCGTGGAGCAGGCGGCTCGCGGAGTGAGCCAGTATGTGATCCTTGGCGCGGGCCTCGACACCTTCGCACAACGCAGACCGGAGCTCGCGTCCCTCCTCAAGGTGTTCGAGGTCGACCCGCCCGGCCCCCAGGCATGGAAGCGGGAGCGCCTGATCGAACTCGGCTTCGGCGTGCCGGACTGGCTGCGCTTCGTACCGGTCGATTTCGAGGCGGGCGGTTCCTGGCGGGACGAACTGGTAAGCGCCGGCTTCGATGAGAGCAAGCCGGCAATCGTGGTCTCCACGGGCGTCAGCATGTATCTCACGAGGGAGGCAAACGCGGCCACGCTGCGCGAAGTCGCCGCCCTCGCCCCAGGCTCGACGCTCGCCATGACGTTCCTGCTGCCGCTCGAACTGGCCGATCCCGAAGTACGCCCCGGACTCGAGATGGCGGAGAAAGGCGCGCGGGCAAGTGGCACGCCGTTCCTCAGCTTCTTCACTCCGCCGGATATCCAGGCGCTGGCCCGTGAAGCAGGCTTTAAAGAAGCCCGGCACGTCTCGGCGGCGGATCTGACCCAGCGCTACTTCCAGGGCAGGACGGATGGCCTGCGCCCGCCGAACAATGCCGAGGAACTGCTGGTCGCGCATACCTAG
- a CDS encoding sensor histidine kinase yields the protein MNTSYLVGESRPAPRVRRLLWLWIAFWLLMLAVGMQESLWSGKLLVWQPLVNNGSSALGATVLAVIQKRRADRFDSLLNQPLQWFLRVWAWLPLQLPVYVTAVYALRIGLYALAGVRFRHGPWAEVIAYEVTQFVLFYALLGGIQFGLRSYRAWAAERLRSAQQANLARQAQLAQLTQQLQPHFLFNALNTISSLIHSDPDTADMLLTRLATLLRAATDASQHPEQSLADELTLLHAYADIMVRRFSDRVQITWDVDASAQTCRVPTLGLQPLLENCFRHVVEQRSAFTHIAIRIQRSANQLRIEIEDDGDLQRLPERRGVGLGNLEDRLQSLYGTQASLTLQLRPGGGLIAGMTLPCAY from the coding sequence GTGAACACTAGCTACCTCGTCGGCGAATCCAGACCCGCACCCCGCGTGCGACGCCTGCTATGGCTCTGGATCGCGTTCTGGCTGCTTATGCTGGCGGTTGGGATGCAGGAAAGCTTGTGGTCCGGCAAACTGCTTGTGTGGCAGCCGCTCGTCAACAACGGCTCGTCAGCACTCGGAGCCACTGTGCTGGCTGTCATACAGAAGCGGCGCGCCGACCGGTTCGACAGTCTTCTGAACCAGCCACTGCAATGGTTTCTGCGCGTCTGGGCATGGCTGCCGCTGCAACTGCCCGTCTACGTCACTGCGGTGTATGCGTTGCGGATCGGTCTCTACGCACTCGCTGGCGTACGGTTCCGGCACGGACCGTGGGCGGAGGTCATCGCTTACGAGGTGACGCAATTCGTGCTGTTTTACGCGTTGCTCGGGGGAATTCAATTCGGCCTGCGCTCCTACCGGGCGTGGGCCGCCGAGCGCTTGCGCTCCGCACAGCAGGCGAATCTGGCACGGCAGGCACAGCTTGCGCAGTTGACCCAGCAACTGCAGCCGCACTTTCTCTTTAACGCGCTGAACACCATTTCATCACTGATCCACAGCGATCCCGACACGGCCGACATGCTGCTCACGCGCCTCGCGACCTTGTTGCGCGCGGCCACCGACGCAAGCCAGCATCCCGAACAGTCTCTGGCCGACGAACTGACTTTGCTCCACGCCTATGCGGACATCATGGTGCGGCGTTTCTCAGACCGGGTGCAGATTACCTGGGATGTCGATGCGAGCGCGCAGACTTGCCGTGTGCCCACGCTCGGACTTCAACCGCTGCTGGAAAACTGCTTCCGCCACGTCGTGGAGCAACGCAGCGCGTTCACGCACATCGCGATACGCATACAGCGTAGTGCGAACCAGTTGCGAATCGAGATTGAAGACGACGGAGACTTGCAGCGTCTGCCCGAGCGGCGCGGTGTGGGGCTGGGCAACCTCGAGGACCGTCTGCAATCGCTGTACGGCACGCAAGCAAGTCTCACCCTGCAACTGCGGCCGGGCGGCGGCCTGATCGCTGGAATGACGCTGCCATGCGCGTACTGA